A genomic segment from Agrobacterium vitis encodes:
- a CDS encoding helix-turn-helix domain-containing protein: MLENKKKPNPIDIHVGSRIRLRRTMLGMSQEKLGESLGITFQQIQKYEKGTNRVGASRLQNISSILNVPVSFFFEDAPGEQVVAGANGFSEAASSNYVVDFLSSSEGLQLNRAFVKINDPKVRRKVVDLVKALAADADTE; the protein is encoded by the coding sequence ATGCTCGAAAACAAAAAGAAGCCTAACCCCATCGACATTCATGTCGGTAGCCGGATTCGTCTTCGCCGCACCATGCTCGGAATGAGCCAGGAAAAGCTGGGCGAAAGCCTCGGCATTACGTTTCAACAAATTCAGAAGTACGAAAAAGGCACAAATCGCGTCGGCGCCAGCCGCTTGCAGAATATTTCAAGCATTCTTAATGTACCCGTCTCGTTCTTTTTCGAGGATGCACCGGGCGAGCAGGTTGTAGCAGGCGCCAATGGCTTTTCCGAGGCGGCTAGCTCCAACTATGTCGTCGACTTTCTCTCGTCTTCCGAAGGCCTGCAACTGAACCGCGCTTTCGTAAAGATCAACGATCCGAAAGTGCGTCGTAAAGTCGTCGATCTGGTCAAGGCGCTTGCCGCCGACGCAGACACGGAATAA
- the metK gene encoding methionine adenosyltransferase, with amino-acid sequence MRSNYLFTSESVSEGHPDKVCDRISDEIVDLVYREAARTGVDPWTVRIACETLATTNRVVIAGEVRLPPSLMKTDKNGNDVINPAKFKAAARKAIRDIGYEQDGFHWKTAKIDVLLHSQSAHIAQGVDKAADHEGGEGAGDQGIMFGYACGETPDLMPAPIYYSHKILQLLSAARKKGEGDVGKLGPDAKSQVTVRYVDGKPSDVASIVLSTQHLDESWDSAKVRSVVEPYILEAFGDLKVADDCKWYINPTGKFVIGGPDGDAGLTGRKIIVDTYGGAAPHGGGAFSGKDTTKVDRSAAYAARYLAKNVVAAGLADRCTIQIAYAIGIAQPLSIYVDLHGTGKHTEDQIEAAIRSVMDLSPTGIRRHLDLNKPIYAKTSAYGHFGRKAGRDGSFAWEKLDLVKPLKEALKG; translated from the coding sequence ATGCGCTCAAACTATCTGTTTACGAGTGAATCCGTTTCGGAAGGTCATCCGGACAAGGTCTGCGACCGAATTTCAGACGAAATCGTCGATTTGGTCTATCGTGAAGCGGCACGGACCGGGGTCGATCCCTGGACGGTGCGCATCGCCTGCGAGACGCTGGCGACCACCAATCGGGTTGTCATCGCCGGTGAGGTTCGCCTGCCGCCGAGCCTGATGAAGACCGACAAGAATGGTAATGACGTCATCAACCCTGCCAAGTTCAAGGCTGCGGCGCGCAAGGCAATCCGCGACATCGGCTATGAACAGGACGGCTTCCATTGGAAGACCGCCAAGATTGACGTTCTCCTGCATTCCCAGTCGGCTCATATCGCCCAAGGCGTTGATAAGGCTGCCGACCACGAAGGCGGCGAAGGCGCAGGCGACCAGGGCATTATGTTCGGCTATGCCTGCGGCGAAACGCCGGACTTGATGCCGGCACCGATCTATTATTCCCACAAGATCCTCCAGCTTCTCTCGGCAGCCCGCAAAAAGGGCGAGGGCGACGTGGGCAAGCTTGGCCCCGATGCCAAGAGCCAGGTCACTGTCCGCTATGTCGACGGCAAGCCTTCGGATGTCGCTTCCATCGTGCTTTCCACGCAGCATCTCGACGAAAGCTGGGATTCGGCCAAGGTCCGTTCGGTCGTTGAACCCTATATTCTCGAAGCGTTTGGCGACCTGAAGGTTGCCGATGACTGCAAGTGGTACATCAACCCGACCGGCAAATTCGTGATCGGCGGTCCCGATGGCGATGCAGGCCTGACAGGTCGCAAGATCATCGTCGACACCTATGGTGGTGCTGCCCCCCATGGTGGCGGCGCATTTTCCGGTAAGGATACCACCAAGGTCGACCGCTCCGCTGCCTATGCAGCCCGCTATCTGGCCAAGAATGTGGTTGCAGCCGGCTTGGCGGACCGCTGCACCATTCAGATCGCGTATGCGATCGGCATTGCCCAACCTTTGTCGATCTATGTCGATCTGCATGGCACCGGCAAACACACCGAGGATCAGATCGAGGCGGCAATCCGCAGCGTGATGGATCTGTCCCCGACCGGCATTCGCCGCCATCTCGATCTGAACAAGCCAATCTATGCCAAGACGTCCGCTTATGGCCATTTTGGCCGCAAGGCTGGCCGCGACGGCTCCTTCGCATGGGAGAAGCTTGATCTGGTCAAGCCGCTCAAGGAGGCCTTGAAGGGCTGA
- a CDS encoding Hsp20 family protein, with translation MRRTKSITTPLLLGFDITDAVLSQLARTSDGYPPYNIELVRRTSDHEGDRLRITLAVAGFSESELEVVVEGNQLIIRGSQNERPDADYLFRGIAARNFQRSFLLTDGMDVSRARMRNGLLLVELIRPDTQQMVRKINISASD, from the coding sequence ATGCGACGGACAAAATCCATCACCACACCCCTGCTGCTGGGTTTCGACATCACCGATGCCGTGTTGAGCCAGTTGGCCCGGACCAGCGACGGCTATCCGCCCTATAATATCGAGCTTGTTCGCCGCACGAGCGACCATGAAGGCGACCGGCTGCGGATTACCCTTGCCGTGGCGGGCTTTTCCGAGAGCGAGTTGGAGGTTGTAGTCGAGGGAAACCAGCTGATCATTCGAGGCTCCCAAAACGAACGACCGGATGCCGATTATTTGTTTCGCGGCATAGCAGCACGGAACTTTCAGCGCAGTTTCCTGTTAACGGACGGAATGGACGTTTCGCGCGCACGGATGCGGAACGGCCTACTGTTGGTCGAACTAATTCGTCCTGATACGCAGCAAATGGTAAGGAAAATTAATATTTCCGCCTCAGACTAG
- a CDS encoding DUF1150 family protein yields MLIKEATSKLSKNELAHLGSGEVGYIRKIRYDEVSRCFPDAPEIDPRTDLWALFAADGTPILLTDNRSSTFFKAAEDELKTVSLH; encoded by the coding sequence ATGTTGATTAAAGAAGCCACCTCCAAGCTCTCGAAAAATGAGCTGGCACATCTTGGCTCCGGCGAAGTGGGCTATATCCGCAAGATCCGTTACGACGAAGTGTCCCGCTGCTTTCCCGATGCCCCGGAAATCGACCCGCGCACGGATCTCTGGGCGCTGTTTGCCGCCGACGGCACACCCATCCTGCTCACCGATAACCGCTCCTCCACCTTCTTCAAGGCCGCAGAAGACGAGCTAAAAACCGTCAGCCTGCACTGA
- a CDS encoding nucleoside hydrolase yields the protein MEKSRKIIIDTDPGQDDAAAIMLALASPDQLEVLGLTVVAGNVPLLMTSRNARIVCELSGRSDLPVYEGALKPLERPQVTAEHVHGKTGLDGAEVDEPLMPVQDQHAVDFIIDTIRREPAGTITLCTLGPQTNIALALQKAPDIAPRIRELVMMGGGFFEGGNITPAAEFNVYVDPQASRIVFDSGIPIVMMPLDVTHQLLTTKARVARIGAIGTRVAEVMVAWLEFFERFDIEKYGSDGGPLHDPSVIAYLLQPELFSGRDCNVEIETASELTVGMTVVDWWGVTGRTPNAKVMRDVDADGFFALLTERLARL from the coding sequence ATGGAAAAGTCCAGAAAAATCATCATCGATACCGATCCCGGTCAGGACGATGCCGCAGCCATCATGCTGGCGCTTGCCAGTCCCGATCAGTTGGAGGTCCTTGGGCTGACGGTGGTTGCAGGAAATGTTCCCCTGTTGATGACCAGCCGCAATGCCCGCATCGTCTGCGAACTGTCGGGACGATCAGACCTGCCGGTCTATGAAGGTGCGTTAAAGCCTCTGGAGCGGCCTCAGGTGACGGCGGAACATGTGCATGGCAAGACCGGGCTGGACGGGGCCGAGGTCGATGAGCCGCTCATGCCGGTTCAAGACCAGCATGCGGTCGATTTTATCATCGACACCATTCGCCGCGAACCAGCGGGCACCATTACCCTCTGCACACTCGGACCGCAGACCAATATTGCCCTGGCCCTGCAAAAGGCCCCGGATATTGCACCGCGCATTCGCGAGCTGGTGATGATGGGCGGTGGCTTTTTCGAGGGCGGCAATATTACCCCTGCGGCGGAGTTCAATGTCTATGTCGATCCGCAGGCATCCCGGATCGTGTTCGATTCGGGCATCCCGATCGTGATGATGCCGCTGGACGTCACCCACCAGCTTTTGACCACCAAGGCCCGGGTTGCCCGCATTGGCGCCATCGGTACACGGGTGGCCGAGGTCATGGTTGCCTGGCTGGAGTTTTTCGAGCGTTTCGATATCGAGAAATACGGTTCGGATGGTGGGCCGCTGCATGATCCCAGCGTGATTGCCTATCTTCTCCAGCCGGAGCTGTTTTCCGGGCGTGATTGCAATGTAGAAATCGAAACCGCATCCGAACTGACGGTCGGCATGACGGTGGTGGACTGGTGGGGAGTGACCGGCCGCACGCCCAATGCCAAGGTAATGCGCGATGTCGATGCTGATGGGTTCTTTGCCTTGCTGACGGAACGGTTGGCGCGGCTTTAA
- the trmB gene encoding tRNA (guanine(46)-N(7))-methyltransferase TrmB produces the protein MTTDRRSRATEAFFGRRKGKPLRDQQVERMTHLLPERKLDLGSAAPGDLTTLFPVSVQRIRLEIGFGGGEHLAHRARHDAATGFIGVEPFVNSMAKLLAVIEDEGLPNIRVYDDDATQLLDWLPASSLDQIDLLYADPWPKRKHWKRRFVSQVNLERFHRVLKPGANFCFASDIDTYVNWTLLHCRNHGGFDWLAESSADWLTPYEGWPGTRYEAKARREGRSSAYLTFRRT, from the coding sequence ATGACCACAGACCGCCGTAGCCGGGCGACCGAAGCCTTTTTCGGTCGTCGCAAGGGAAAGCCGCTTCGCGATCAGCAAGTCGAGCGGATGACCCATCTCCTGCCCGAACGCAAGTTGGACTTGGGTTCGGCAGCACCTGGCGATTTGACGACACTGTTTCCTGTGTCGGTGCAGCGCATCCGCCTGGAAATCGGCTTTGGTGGTGGCGAACATCTCGCCCACCGCGCCAGACACGATGCCGCGACCGGCTTTATTGGCGTCGAGCCCTTCGTCAATTCCATGGCCAAGCTGTTGGCCGTGATCGAGGATGAGGGCCTGCCCAATATCCGGGTCTATGACGATGACGCGACGCAATTGCTGGACTGGCTGCCTGCCTCATCGCTCGATCAGATCGATCTCCTCTACGCTGACCCCTGGCCAAAGCGCAAGCATTGGAAGCGCCGTTTCGTCTCGCAGGTCAACCTGGAGCGGTTTCACCGGGTGCTGAAACCAGGCGCAAATTTCTGCTTCGCCTCCGATATCGATACCTATGTGAACTGGACGCTGCTGCATTGCCGCAACCATGGCGGTTTCGACTGGCTGGCCGAAAGTTCCGCCGATTGGCTGACACCTTATGAGGGTTGGCCAGGCACGCGCTATGAGGCCAAAGCTCGCCGCGAAGGCCGCTCTTCAGCCTATCTGACCTTCCGCAGGACATAA
- the lnt gene encoding apolipoprotein N-acyltransferase translates to MERLAARIMLLAGWRRALLAIASGAVGALALPPVGFFAALFFSFSMLVWLLDGVSGNPDRNWSRGLRSAFWIGWLFGFGYFVAGLWWLGNALMVEADEFAWALPLAVLGLPAVLAVFYGLACLAARLLWSEGLGRIAALAAMFGITEWLRSFVATGFPWNAIGYGAMPIPLMMQSASVLGLFGVSALAVFVFAAPALLGTRYGAKLGLGLAGLLICGHLGYGAYRLSLPEPEGRKVTVRLVQPNIDQAAKMDDTDRVAIFEKHLRLTAVPTPPDQPRPDVIVWPETTIPFILTENPDALRQIAGTLQEGQVLITGTVRSEDQGAGIAPRYYNSIYAIDSHGQIIAAADKVHLVPFGEYVPWQDILSKLGITNIIDLPGGFSPGASRSLMTLPGGLKLYPLICYEVIFPDEMVKGLSGANAIINVTNDAWFGDTPGPFQHFQQARLRAVETGLPIIRVANNGISALIDGRGRVFSGLRLNAEGVENATFTLSVAPETDVNHNKYNLRAVTALLLSTAVISRLGLISRVN, encoded by the coding sequence ATGGAACGGTTGGCGGCAAGGATCATGCTTCTGGCGGGATGGCGGCGTGCCCTTCTTGCCATTGCGTCAGGCGCGGTCGGGGCACTGGCATTGCCGCCGGTTGGGTTCTTCGCGGCTCTGTTCTTCTCCTTCTCCATGCTCGTCTGGCTGCTCGATGGTGTGAGCGGCAATCCCGACCGGAACTGGTCGCGGGGACTGCGGTCTGCCTTCTGGATCGGCTGGTTGTTCGGCTTTGGTTATTTTGTTGCCGGGCTCTGGTGGCTGGGCAATGCATTGATGGTGGAGGCTGATGAATTTGCCTGGGCGCTGCCGCTGGCAGTGCTTGGTCTGCCGGCGGTGTTGGCGGTGTTTTATGGCCTAGCTTGCCTTGCCGCCCGTCTGCTGTGGTCCGAAGGCCTTGGCCGGATTGCCGCGCTGGCGGCGATGTTCGGTATAACCGAATGGCTGCGCAGCTTTGTTGCCACGGGCTTTCCCTGGAATGCCATCGGCTATGGCGCCATGCCCATCCCCCTGATGATGCAATCGGCTTCGGTGCTGGGTCTTTTCGGGGTTTCGGCCCTTGCCGTCTTCGTCTTTGCTGCCCCCGCTCTTCTGGGAACCCGCTACGGGGCAAAGCTCGGTCTGGGGCTGGCGGGATTATTGATCTGCGGCCATCTCGGCTACGGCGCCTACAGGCTGTCACTGCCGGAGCCGGAAGGGCGCAAGGTGACAGTGCGTCTGGTTCAGCCCAATATAGACCAGGCAGCGAAGATGGATGATACCGACCGTGTTGCCATTTTCGAGAAACATCTTCGCCTGACGGCGGTGCCGACACCGCCAGATCAGCCACGCCCGGATGTGATTGTCTGGCCGGAAACCACCATTCCCTTCATCCTCACCGAAAATCCAGACGCCTTGCGGCAGATTGCCGGGACGTTGCAGGAGGGCCAAGTGCTGATCACCGGCACAGTGCGCTCGGAAGATCAGGGCGCCGGCATTGCCCCGCGCTATTATAATTCGATCTATGCAATCGATAGTCATGGGCAGATCATTGCCGCCGCCGACAAGGTCCATCTTGTGCCATTTGGGGAATATGTCCCATGGCAGGACATCCTCTCGAAGCTCGGAATTACCAACATTATCGACCTGCCGGGGGGCTTTTCTCCAGGGGCGTCACGGTCCCTGATGACCCTCCCGGGCGGACTGAAGCTCTATCCGTTGATCTGTTACGAGGTCATTTTTCCTGACGAAATGGTTAAGGGATTATCCGGGGCCAATGCCATTATCAACGTCACCAACGATGCCTGGTTTGGAGATACGCCAGGTCCATTTCAGCATTTTCAACAGGCCAGATTACGCGCCGTCGAGACTGGACTGCCAATTATTCGGGTCGCCAATAATGGCATTTCTGCCTTAATTGATGGACGGGGACGGGTGTTTTCGGGTTTGCGATTGAACGCTGAAGGCGTGGAAAATGCAACTTTTACGCTATCTGTTGCGCCCGAAACCGATGTAAATCATAATAAATACAACTTACGGGCGGTAACTGCTTTGTTATTATCTACGGCTGTAATTTCTCGTTTAGGTTTAATATCGAGAGTGAATTGA